In one Oncorhynchus nerka isolate Pitt River linkage group LG7, Oner_Uvic_2.0, whole genome shotgun sequence genomic region, the following are encoded:
- the tent4a gene encoding terminal nucleotidyltransferase 4A isoform X2, with protein sequence MDPRVAWIQPEQKGPANAFWMQVWETSQVRANSGQHLHNNQNYNLHLNSPALDVYKHVAAKGNSMCTNTGLSSSSHHGISKGTTSNHGTAFSSFGVTLPNGPVQNSLTPSNAYGVTTDLGDSKMPQKTGSLSSLSSVESITDSTSSNRSLGKISGGNVTGNMNKNAGGVNLLFNFSESMHNNVNQYHHQRHHQHHPQYNFQQNCVKRHPTHPPASLNNHTHHPGRRKSDNKASTYGMNYLLSNYGNYVSSETGTPWKTRKYSPGVDGLHEEVVDFYNFMSPRPEEAAMRKEVVDRIETVIKELWPTADVQIFGSFSTGLYLPTSDIDLVVFGKWECPPLQQLEQALRKHNVAEPFSIKVLDKATVPIIKLTDQETEVKVDISFNVETGVKAAFFIKDYTRRYPVLPYMIFVLKQFLLQRDLNEVFTGGISSYSLILMVISFLQLHPRIDASNPNINLGILLIEFFELYGRHFNYLKTGIRVKNGGAYMAKEDMMKVMTNGYRPSMLCIEDPLMPGNDVGRSSYGAMQVQQVFDYAYIVLSHAVSPLARSYPNKDIDSALGRIIKVTQEVIDYREWIMTKWGGRHLARMESQGSHLDQDPAGCVLGVGVEEQRDSVSPHSADSPMSLSSPHQHSSASSVSSLSGSDNDSDSTPPALPLYPFQALGMTLPLGLALGKAGINQHHLIMSPGPQACMSLPGTLTMHSLPGRQNGPKCQMKGFHNPAVVHSPALANRAHTHPLTHAHTHSHTQYRNTWRRRKRDSLPVSLSR encoded by the exons ATGGATCCGAGGGTGGCTTGGATTCAGCCCGAGCAGAAAGGACCTGCAAACGCATTTTGGATGCAAGTCTGGGAGACTTCTCAGGTACGAGCAAACTCCGGCCAGCATCTTCATAATAATCAGAACTACAACCTGCATTTGAATTCTCCAGCGTTGGACGTTTATAAACATGTTGCGGCAAAGGGCAATAGCATGTGCACCAACACTGGTCTGAGCAGCAGCAGCCATCACGGTATTTCAAAAGGCACTACTTCTAACCACGGCACTGCGTTCTCCTCCTTCGGGGTAACGTTACCGAACGGACCCGTACAGAACTCATTGACCCCGTCCAACGCTTACGGGGTAACGACAGATTTGGGAGACAGTAAAATGCCCCAAAAGACGGGATCTCTATCGTCCTTGTCTTCAGTGGAATCCATAACGGACAGCACATCTTCAAACCGCTCTTTGGGAAAGATTAGTGGTGGCAATGTAACTGGAAATATGAATAAAAACGCTGGCGGTGTCAATCTGTTATTTAACTTCAGTGAAAGCATGCATAATAATGTAAACCAATACCACCATCAAAGGCACCATCAGCATCACCCTCAGTACAATTTCCAACAGAATTGTGTGAAGCGTCACCCGACTCACCCGCCTGCATCCCTAAATAACCACACTCACCATCCAGGCCGAAGGAAAAGTGACAACAAGGCGAGCACCTATGGGATGAATTACCTTCTTTCTAACTATGGCAACTATGTTAGTTCGGAGACTGGGACGCCTTGGAAGACGAGGAAATACAGCCCCGGTGTTGATGG TCTCCATGAGGAGGTGGTGGACTTCTACAACTTCATGTCTCCCCGACCAGAGGaggctgctatgaggaaggaggTGGTCGACAGGATCGAGACTGTCATCAAGGAGCTGTGGCCTACTGCCgac GTGCAGATATTTGGCAGCTTCagcactggactctacctaccTACAAG TGACATAGACCTGGTGGTGTTTGGGAAGTGGGAATGTCCCCCGTTGCAGCAGTTGGAACAGGCCCTCCGGAAACACAACGTGGCGGAACCTTTCTCCATCAAAGTGCTGGACAAAGCTACA GTGCCAATCATCAAGCTGACTGACCAGGAGACTGAAGTCAAAGTGGACATCAGCTTCAACGTGGAGACTGGAGTCAAAGCTGCTTTCTTTATCAAGGACTACACCCGG AGGTATCCCGTGCTGCCTTACATGATCTTTGTGCTGAAGCAGTTTCTGCTCCAGAGAGATCTCAATGAGGTGTTCACCGGAGGAATCAGCTCTTACAGCCTCATCCTGATGGTCATCAGCTTCCTCCag CTCCACCCAAGGATTGACGCCAGCAACCCCAACATCAACCTTGGCATTCTGCTGATTGAGTTTTTTGAGCTTTATGGGCGCCATTTTAACTACCTGAAGACAGGCATCCGCGTCAAGAACGGGGGGGCGTACATGGCCAAGGAGGACATGATGAAGGTTATGACCAATGGCTACAGGCCCTCCATGCTCTGTATAGAGGACCCACTGATgccag gtaACGACGTTGGCAGGAGTTCGTACGGAGCCATGCAAGTCCAGCAGGTGTTTGACTACGCTTACATCGTCCTCAGTCACGCCGTGTCACCGCTAGCACGCTCCTACCCAAACAAGGACATCGACAG CGCTTTGGGTAGGATAATCAAGGTGACACAGGAAGTGATTGACTACAGGGAGTGGATCATGACGAAGTGGGGGGGCAGGCACCTCGCCCGTATGGAGAGCCAGG GTTCCCACCTGGATCAGGAcccagcagggtgtgtgttgggTGTAGGTGTGGAGGAGCAGAGGGACTCTGTTTCCCCTCACAGTGCAGACTCTCCCATGTCCCTTTCCAGTCCTCACCAACACTCCTcagcctcctctgtctcttcACTGTCTGGGTCAGACAAC GACTCTGATTCGACACCCCCGGCGCTGCCCCTCTACCCCTTTCAGGCTTTGGGTATGACTCTACCCCTGGGCCTGGCACTGGGCAAGGCTGGCATCAACCAGCACCACCTCATCATGTCCCCTGGCCCACAG gcGTGTATGTCTTTGCCCGGTACCCTGACGATGCACTCTTTACCTGGCAGACAG AACGGTCCCAAGTGTCAGATGAAAGGCTTCCACAATCCAGCCGTGGTCCACAGTCCCGCCCTGGCCAACCGTGCACACACCCACCCTctcacacacgcccacacacactctcacacacagtaCCGCAACACCTGGCGGCGTCGGAAGAGGGACAGCTTACCAGTTAGCCTGAGCAGATAA
- the tent4a gene encoding terminal nucleotidyltransferase 4A isoform X3, with amino-acid sequence MSPRPEEAAMRKEVVDRIETVIKELWPTADVQIFGSFSTGLYLPTSDIDLVVFGKWECPPLQQLEQALRKHNVAEPFSIKVLDKATVPIIKLTDQETEVKVDISFNVETGVKAAFFIKDYTRRYPVLPYMIFVLKQFLLQRDLNEVFTGGISSYSLILMVISFLQLHPRIDASNPNINLGILLIEFFELYGRHFNYLKTGIRVKNGGAYMAKEDMMKVMTNGYRPSMLCIEDPLMPGNDVGRSSYGAMQVQQVFDYAYIVLSHAVSPLARSYPNKDIDSALGRIIKVTQEVIDYREWIMTKWGGRHLARMESQGSHLDQDPAGCVLGVGVEEQRDSVSPHSADSPMSLSSPHQHSSASSVSSLSGSDNDSDSTPPALPLYPFQALGMTLPLGLALGKAGINQHHLIMSPGPQACMSLPGTLTMHSLPGRQVGIDGHHLPPFFHMPPPTHHNPHAPSNPQPLSSPHPASHTHQNGPKCQMKGFHNPAVVHSPALANRAHTHPLTHAHTHSHTQYRNTWRRRKRDSLPVSLSR; translated from the exons ATGTCTCCCCGACCAGAGGaggctgctatgaggaaggaggTGGTCGACAGGATCGAGACTGTCATCAAGGAGCTGTGGCCTACTGCCgac GTGCAGATATTTGGCAGCTTCagcactggactctacctaccTACAAG TGACATAGACCTGGTGGTGTTTGGGAAGTGGGAATGTCCCCCGTTGCAGCAGTTGGAACAGGCCCTCCGGAAACACAACGTGGCGGAACCTTTCTCCATCAAAGTGCTGGACAAAGCTACA GTGCCAATCATCAAGCTGACTGACCAGGAGACTGAAGTCAAAGTGGACATCAGCTTCAACGTGGAGACTGGAGTCAAAGCTGCTTTCTTTATCAAGGACTACACCCGG AGGTATCCCGTGCTGCCTTACATGATCTTTGTGCTGAAGCAGTTTCTGCTCCAGAGAGATCTCAATGAGGTGTTCACCGGAGGAATCAGCTCTTACAGCCTCATCCTGATGGTCATCAGCTTCCTCCag CTCCACCCAAGGATTGACGCCAGCAACCCCAACATCAACCTTGGCATTCTGCTGATTGAGTTTTTTGAGCTTTATGGGCGCCATTTTAACTACCTGAAGACAGGCATCCGCGTCAAGAACGGGGGGGCGTACATGGCCAAGGAGGACATGATGAAGGTTATGACCAATGGCTACAGGCCCTCCATGCTCTGTATAGAGGACCCACTGATgccag gtaACGACGTTGGCAGGAGTTCGTACGGAGCCATGCAAGTCCAGCAGGTGTTTGACTACGCTTACATCGTCCTCAGTCACGCCGTGTCACCGCTAGCACGCTCCTACCCAAACAAGGACATCGACAG CGCTTTGGGTAGGATAATCAAGGTGACACAGGAAGTGATTGACTACAGGGAGTGGATCATGACGAAGTGGGGGGGCAGGCACCTCGCCCGTATGGAGAGCCAGG GTTCCCACCTGGATCAGGAcccagcagggtgtgtgttgggTGTAGGTGTGGAGGAGCAGAGGGACTCTGTTTCCCCTCACAGTGCAGACTCTCCCATGTCCCTTTCCAGTCCTCACCAACACTCCTcagcctcctctgtctcttcACTGTCTGGGTCAGACAAC GACTCTGATTCGACACCCCCGGCGCTGCCCCTCTACCCCTTTCAGGCTTTGGGTATGACTCTACCCCTGGGCCTGGCACTGGGCAAGGCTGGCATCAACCAGCACCACCTCATCATGTCCCCTGGCCCACAG gcGTGTATGTCTTTGCCCGGTACCCTGACGATGCACTCTTTACCTGGCAGACAGGTGGGTATAGACGGGCACCATCTCCCCCCCTTTTTCCACATGCCCCCCCCTACCCATCATAACCCCCATGCCCCCTCCAACCCCCAGCCTCTGTCCAGCCCCCACCCTGCCAGCCACACACACCAG AACGGTCCCAAGTGTCAGATGAAAGGCTTCCACAATCCAGCCGTGGTCCACAGTCCCGCCCTGGCCAACCGTGCACACACCCACCCTctcacacacgcccacacacactctcacacacagtaCCGCAACACCTGGCGGCGTCGGAAGAGGGACAGCTTACCAGTTAGCCTGAGCAGATAA
- the tent4a gene encoding terminal nucleotidyltransferase 4A isoform X1, translated as MDPRVAWIQPEQKGPANAFWMQVWETSQVRANSGQHLHNNQNYNLHLNSPALDVYKHVAAKGNSMCTNTGLSSSSHHGISKGTTSNHGTAFSSFGVTLPNGPVQNSLTPSNAYGVTTDLGDSKMPQKTGSLSSLSSVESITDSTSSNRSLGKISGGNVTGNMNKNAGGVNLLFNFSESMHNNVNQYHHQRHHQHHPQYNFQQNCVKRHPTHPPASLNNHTHHPGRRKSDNKASTYGMNYLLSNYGNYVSSETGTPWKTRKYSPGVDGLHEEVVDFYNFMSPRPEEAAMRKEVVDRIETVIKELWPTADVQIFGSFSTGLYLPTSDIDLVVFGKWECPPLQQLEQALRKHNVAEPFSIKVLDKATVPIIKLTDQETEVKVDISFNVETGVKAAFFIKDYTRRYPVLPYMIFVLKQFLLQRDLNEVFTGGISSYSLILMVISFLQLHPRIDASNPNINLGILLIEFFELYGRHFNYLKTGIRVKNGGAYMAKEDMMKVMTNGYRPSMLCIEDPLMPGNDVGRSSYGAMQVQQVFDYAYIVLSHAVSPLARSYPNKDIDSALGRIIKVTQEVIDYREWIMTKWGGRHLARMESQGSHLDQDPAGCVLGVGVEEQRDSVSPHSADSPMSLSSPHQHSSASSVSSLSGSDNDSDSTPPALPLYPFQALGMTLPLGLALGKAGINQHHLIMSPGPQACMSLPGTLTMHSLPGRQVGIDGHHLPPFFHMPPPTHHNPHAPSNPQPLSSPHPASHTHQNGPKCQMKGFHNPAVVHSPALANRAHTHPLTHAHTHSHTQYRNTWRRRKRDSLPVSLSR; from the exons ATGGATCCGAGGGTGGCTTGGATTCAGCCCGAGCAGAAAGGACCTGCAAACGCATTTTGGATGCAAGTCTGGGAGACTTCTCAGGTACGAGCAAACTCCGGCCAGCATCTTCATAATAATCAGAACTACAACCTGCATTTGAATTCTCCAGCGTTGGACGTTTATAAACATGTTGCGGCAAAGGGCAATAGCATGTGCACCAACACTGGTCTGAGCAGCAGCAGCCATCACGGTATTTCAAAAGGCACTACTTCTAACCACGGCACTGCGTTCTCCTCCTTCGGGGTAACGTTACCGAACGGACCCGTACAGAACTCATTGACCCCGTCCAACGCTTACGGGGTAACGACAGATTTGGGAGACAGTAAAATGCCCCAAAAGACGGGATCTCTATCGTCCTTGTCTTCAGTGGAATCCATAACGGACAGCACATCTTCAAACCGCTCTTTGGGAAAGATTAGTGGTGGCAATGTAACTGGAAATATGAATAAAAACGCTGGCGGTGTCAATCTGTTATTTAACTTCAGTGAAAGCATGCATAATAATGTAAACCAATACCACCATCAAAGGCACCATCAGCATCACCCTCAGTACAATTTCCAACAGAATTGTGTGAAGCGTCACCCGACTCACCCGCCTGCATCCCTAAATAACCACACTCACCATCCAGGCCGAAGGAAAAGTGACAACAAGGCGAGCACCTATGGGATGAATTACCTTCTTTCTAACTATGGCAACTATGTTAGTTCGGAGACTGGGACGCCTTGGAAGACGAGGAAATACAGCCCCGGTGTTGATGG TCTCCATGAGGAGGTGGTGGACTTCTACAACTTCATGTCTCCCCGACCAGAGGaggctgctatgaggaaggaggTGGTCGACAGGATCGAGACTGTCATCAAGGAGCTGTGGCCTACTGCCgac GTGCAGATATTTGGCAGCTTCagcactggactctacctaccTACAAG TGACATAGACCTGGTGGTGTTTGGGAAGTGGGAATGTCCCCCGTTGCAGCAGTTGGAACAGGCCCTCCGGAAACACAACGTGGCGGAACCTTTCTCCATCAAAGTGCTGGACAAAGCTACA GTGCCAATCATCAAGCTGACTGACCAGGAGACTGAAGTCAAAGTGGACATCAGCTTCAACGTGGAGACTGGAGTCAAAGCTGCTTTCTTTATCAAGGACTACACCCGG AGGTATCCCGTGCTGCCTTACATGATCTTTGTGCTGAAGCAGTTTCTGCTCCAGAGAGATCTCAATGAGGTGTTCACCGGAGGAATCAGCTCTTACAGCCTCATCCTGATGGTCATCAGCTTCCTCCag CTCCACCCAAGGATTGACGCCAGCAACCCCAACATCAACCTTGGCATTCTGCTGATTGAGTTTTTTGAGCTTTATGGGCGCCATTTTAACTACCTGAAGACAGGCATCCGCGTCAAGAACGGGGGGGCGTACATGGCCAAGGAGGACATGATGAAGGTTATGACCAATGGCTACAGGCCCTCCATGCTCTGTATAGAGGACCCACTGATgccag gtaACGACGTTGGCAGGAGTTCGTACGGAGCCATGCAAGTCCAGCAGGTGTTTGACTACGCTTACATCGTCCTCAGTCACGCCGTGTCACCGCTAGCACGCTCCTACCCAAACAAGGACATCGACAG CGCTTTGGGTAGGATAATCAAGGTGACACAGGAAGTGATTGACTACAGGGAGTGGATCATGACGAAGTGGGGGGGCAGGCACCTCGCCCGTATGGAGAGCCAGG GTTCCCACCTGGATCAGGAcccagcagggtgtgtgttgggTGTAGGTGTGGAGGAGCAGAGGGACTCTGTTTCCCCTCACAGTGCAGACTCTCCCATGTCCCTTTCCAGTCCTCACCAACACTCCTcagcctcctctgtctcttcACTGTCTGGGTCAGACAAC GACTCTGATTCGACACCCCCGGCGCTGCCCCTCTACCCCTTTCAGGCTTTGGGTATGACTCTACCCCTGGGCCTGGCACTGGGCAAGGCTGGCATCAACCAGCACCACCTCATCATGTCCCCTGGCCCACAG gcGTGTATGTCTTTGCCCGGTACCCTGACGATGCACTCTTTACCTGGCAGACAGGTGGGTATAGACGGGCACCATCTCCCCCCCTTTTTCCACATGCCCCCCCCTACCCATCATAACCCCCATGCCCCCTCCAACCCCCAGCCTCTGTCCAGCCCCCACCCTGCCAGCCACACACACCAG AACGGTCCCAAGTGTCAGATGAAAGGCTTCCACAATCCAGCCGTGGTCCACAGTCCCGCCCTGGCCAACCGTGCACACACCCACCCTctcacacacgcccacacacactctcacacacagtaCCGCAACACCTGGCGGCGTCGGAAGAGGGACAGCTTACCAGTTAGCCTGAGCAGATAA